The proteins below are encoded in one region of Candidatus Saccharimonadales bacterium:
- the ruvB gene encoding Holliday junction branch migration DNA helicase RuvB, protein MIERIVDSQAKPDDTEEEQQGLNLRPTVFDEYIGQEQAKRNLKLAIAAAKQRGEAVDHVLLHGPPGLGKTTLAGVIAREMGANLRITSGPAIERAGDLASLLTNLKDGDILFIDEIHRLPRTVEEVLYPAMEDFNLDIMIGKGPSARSLRLDLPRFTIIGATTRIGALSAPLRDRFGMIHRLEFYTHEEMVEIIERSGRIIEIELELAAAQEIAKRARLTPRVANRLLRRVRDMAEVNGQGVATHAIAKDALALLEIDELGLDTADRSLLSAIIENYDGGPVGIDTIAALISEERSTIEDVYEPYLMQIGFLERTPRGRKVSQKAYRHLSFDTKNEPQPLL, encoded by the coding sequence ATGATTGAGCGCATAGTCGACAGCCAAGCCAAGCCGGATGACACCGAAGAGGAGCAGCAGGGTCTTAACTTGCGCCCGACCGTATTTGACGAGTATATCGGCCAGGAGCAGGCTAAGCGTAATCTTAAACTAGCCATCGCTGCCGCTAAACAGAGAGGCGAGGCCGTCGACCATGTCTTACTGCACGGACCACCTGGATTGGGTAAGACGACCCTAGCCGGCGTGATTGCTCGAGAGATGGGTGCTAATCTGCGTATAACTTCCGGACCGGCCATCGAACGCGCCGGAGATCTGGCCTCCCTACTCACTAACCTTAAAGACGGTGACATTCTCTTTATCGATGAGATTCATCGCTTGCCCCGCACCGTGGAAGAGGTGCTATATCCAGCGATGGAAGATTTTAATCTTGACATCATGATCGGCAAAGGCCCCTCAGCTCGCAGTCTGCGCCTCGATCTGCCCCGGTTTACCATTATCGGCGCCACTACGCGCATCGGGGCGCTTTCGGCGCCGCTGCGAGATCGTTTCGGTATGATTCATCGGCTTGAGTTCTACACTCACGAGGAGATGGTAGAGATCATCGAACGCTCCGGCCGTATCATTGAGATTGAGCTAGAACTGGCCGCCGCCCAAGAGATCGCTAAACGGGCTCGTTTAACGCCACGGGTAGCTAACCGACTTTTACGTCGAGTACGCGACATGGCAGAAGTTAATGGCCAGGGTGTGGCCACCCATGCTATCGCCAAGGACGCCTTGGCACTACTTGAAATCGATGAACTGGGACTAGACACTGCCGATCGTAGTTTACTGAGTGCTATTATCGAGAACTACGATGGCGGCCCGGTTGGGATCGACACCATCGCAGCGTTGATATCGGAGGAGCGTTCGACTATTGAGGATGTTTACGAGCCTTATTTGATGCAGATTGGATTTCTGGAGCGCACGCCCAGAGGACGGAAAGTTAGTCAGAAGGCCTATAGGCATCTCAGCTTCGACACTAAGAACGAACCCCAGCCGCTACTGTAG
- the pilO gene encoding type 4a pilus biogenesis protein PilO: protein MKPSQLTLLLAGLVALLSLVGLTSFWLSHQALNEKSTRLSAVLSDIMLVNQQLESFDRLEAEYEEIGPLQEQVYEVLPTEKRQTEVTLQLDSIVDSIGVQLSGLNFQSTSGRPGEISQTLAAEVPGVLVMPVQFQITSSYAQFVELLQKIENQQRYMQINDLSISRAGSNQLQFNVNLEVFLKP, encoded by the coding sequence ATGAAGCCGAGCCAATTAACCCTACTCTTAGCCGGACTAGTGGCACTGCTGTCACTAGTCGGTCTGACCAGCTTCTGGCTATCCCATCAAGCCTTAAACGAAAAAAGCACCCGCCTCTCAGCCGTCCTCTCAGACATCATGCTAGTTAACCAGCAACTCGAAAGCTTCGATCGACTCGAAGCAGAGTACGAAGAGATCGGACCACTGCAAGAGCAGGTTTATGAGGTGTTACCAACGGAGAAGCGTCAGACGGAAGTAACTCTGCAGCTAGACTCGATCGTCGATAGTATCGGGGTGCAGCTGAGTGGGCTTAACTTTCAGTCAACTTCCGGCCGGCCAGGAGAAATCAGTCAGACCTTAGCCGCTGAGGTACCGGGTGTACTGGTCATGCCAGTGCAGTTTCAGATTACCAGTTCTTACGCGCAGTTCGTAGAGCTCTTACAGAAGATCGAGAATCAACAGCGCTATATGCAGATTAATGACCTGAGTATATCCCGAGCCGGTAGTAATCAGCTGCAGTTTAATGTCAATTTAGAGGTGTTCTTAAAACCATGA
- a CDS encoding PilN domain-containing protein, translating to MINLLPPEISTQIQYSRYNTILVRYALLIILAGGLLGATLWLTHRYADQQIADYELALSERQDELREYDALKGELSQLNSRLTTIDSLYTQQTLFSTLLQDLAATLPQGAYINSIVLTGEVEQPVQLLVTADTFAAAGRIKNALSASERIESVDIQSINQTGEGDYSVSVVMAFAPGSAQ from the coding sequence GTGATCAACCTATTGCCACCCGAAATCTCTACGCAGATCCAGTATTCCCGCTATAACACAATACTAGTACGATATGCCCTGCTAATAATTTTAGCCGGTGGGCTGCTCGGGGCTACTTTATGGCTGACCCATCGCTATGCTGATCAGCAGATAGCCGACTACGAGTTAGCCCTCAGTGAACGCCAGGACGAACTAAGAGAGTACGATGCGCTAAAGGGTGAGCTAAGCCAGTTAAACTCCCGGCTTACCACCATCGATAGTCTCTACACCCAACAGACACTCTTCAGCACCTTACTTCAGGATTTAGCTGCCACCTTGCCTCAAGGTGCCTACATCAACAGCATCGTCCTAACCGGTGAGGTCGAACAACCGGTCCAACTACTGGTCACGGCCGACACTTTCGCCGCCGCCGGGCGAATCAAGAATGCCCTCTCTGCTAGTGAAAGAATCGAATCGGTCGATATCCAAAGCATTAATCAGACCGGTGAAGGAGACTACAGTGTCAGCGTAGTAATGGCCTTTGCTCCAGGAAGCGCCCAATGA
- the pilM gene encoding type IV pilus assembly protein PilM has protein sequence MHTPLLYKDKPLFAIDIGHSTVKVVQLQRDKTGIRVIGYGYADFDPSAVEKGVITKPDLLVKALKPLLKQVVIGELTTDRAVVAIPTAHIFTRVITLPTIENTDLETAVELEADQYVPLPAEEVHLDYTVTSESTDEHPETMVLMVAAPKKIVASYIDLLDQLDLEVYAMEPSLFAIMRAVNHARANSSPKVVIDFGSESSDLAIYDGNVQLTSTITTGGMHISRQIAETLNIEAHQAEDIMSRVGIKKSKWQEQLAPALAPILSRLADEVQKMLRYHHDHTNFDQPIEEIVIVGGGANLPGLSDFLAHLTGLAVSTCDPWQNLNIAPLQPPHQLETTLYTTAVGLALKEMES, from the coding sequence ATGCATACTCCACTCCTCTATAAAGACAAACCACTGTTCGCGATCGATATCGGGCACTCTACCGTTAAGGTAGTGCAGCTCCAGCGTGATAAAACGGGCATCAGAGTAATCGGTTACGGCTATGCCGACTTTGATCCAAGTGCCGTCGAAAAAGGAGTCATTACTAAACCAGACCTGCTAGTTAAGGCGCTTAAACCATTGCTGAAGCAGGTCGTCATCGGCGAGCTAACTACCGACCGAGCCGTCGTAGCTATCCCTACAGCCCATATCTTCACTCGGGTCATTACCCTGCCAACTATCGAGAATACCGACCTAGAGACTGCGGTAGAGCTGGAAGCCGACCAGTACGTCCCATTACCGGCCGAAGAAGTTCATCTCGACTACACCGTCACCTCCGAATCTACCGACGAACACCCAGAGACGATGGTACTGATGGTAGCAGCTCCGAAGAAGATAGTTGCTTCCTACATCGATCTCCTAGACCAGCTAGATCTCGAGGTCTACGCTATGGAACCAAGTCTATTTGCTATCATGCGCGCCGTTAACCATGCGCGCGCTAATAGCTCACCTAAGGTCGTCATCGACTTCGGCTCCGAATCCAGCGACTTAGCCATCTATGACGGTAACGTCCAATTAACCAGCACCATCACTACCGGAGGAATGCACATTAGTCGCCAGATTGCCGAGACCCTTAATATCGAGGCCCATCAAGCCGAAGACATCATGAGCCGAGTCGGAATTAAGAAAAGTAAATGGCAGGAGCAGTTAGCTCCTGCCCTCGCACCCATTCTCAGTCGACTAGCTGATGAAGTCCAAAAAATGCTGCGTTATCACCACGACCATACTAACTTCGATCAGCCGATCGAAGAGATCGTCATCGTCGGGGGCGGGGCTAACCTGCCCGGTTTGAGCGACTTCCTAGCCCACCTAACCGGGCTGGCCGTTAGCACCTGTGACCCGTGGCAGAATCTAAATATCGCCCCCCTCCAGCCGCCGCACCAGCTAGAGACTACACTTTATACTACAGCCGTCGGCCTAGCGCTTAAGGAGATGGAGTCGTGA
- a CDS encoding type II secretion system protein, with protein MTLNHLRPVVVRRYSAVRDRHRQAQAVSRAGGFTLVELLVATTITGILLAVLMSFLGNQLRANATQNARAELLLDTQLSLDVINRDVKHAAKVDASNRWADEHAPDGPSDPYSWTSDNDVLVLASPALNSENEFLYEDPFAYITHKNNLIYFVTDNVLYKRILPADEAGNAAVLTCPAQISECSDDIMLAENVSNFELVYYDAEDMEVDPENARSVAVTLAVTTNIYGRDVTADYTMRSVFRND; from the coding sequence GTGACCCTAAACCACTTAAGACCAGTAGTGGTCCGCCGCTATAGTGCAGTGAGGGACAGACACCGACAAGCTCAAGCTGTAAGCAGAGCCGGAGGATTTACCTTAGTAGAGCTGCTGGTAGCCACCACCATCACAGGTATCCTGCTAGCGGTCTTGATGAGCTTTCTCGGTAACCAGCTGCGGGCTAATGCTACTCAGAATGCCCGAGCCGAATTATTACTAGATACCCAGCTCTCACTCGATGTAATTAATCGTGACGTCAAACATGCAGCTAAGGTCGATGCGAGCAATCGCTGGGCCGATGAGCACGCCCCAGACGGACCAAGCGATCCGTACAGCTGGACGTCCGATAACGACGTACTTGTCCTGGCCTCTCCGGCGCTGAACAGTGAAAATGAGTTCCTCTACGAAGACCCGTTCGCCTACATCACCCATAAGAATAACCTGATCTATTTCGTCACAGATAACGTGCTATATAAACGTATCCTTCCGGCCGATGAGGCCGGTAATGCCGCAGTGCTGACCTGTCCGGCTCAGATCAGTGAATGTAGTGACGACATCATGTTAGCGGAGAACGTTAGCAACTTCGAGCTAGTCTACTACGATGCCGAGGATATGGAGGTAGATCCGGAAAACGCCCGTTCGGTAGCCGTTACCCTAGCCGTTACCACTAACATCTACGGCCGTGATGTCACGGCCGACTACACCATGCGATCGGTATTTAGAAATGATTGA
- a CDS encoding type II secretion system protein, with amino-acid sequence MKQLLTFINRSSHPATTQRYSLAVSEAAEAHKVSRAGGFTLIELLIASALISIMAIGTVNLFIGIDTLQRRAQRIEIATRVAEAKIESLRNSHYNSLEPDTTVDFSAELPEELPPPRSGEVVITEPTPGLKQIEVSVTYAQLPRAKTVTLTGLIGSIGIAQ; translated from the coding sequence ATGAAGCAGTTACTCACATTTATCAATCGGTCATCCCATCCAGCTACCACTCAACGCTACAGCCTAGCGGTTAGTGAGGCGGCTGAAGCACATAAAGTCAGCCGAGCCGGAGGGTTCACCCTAATCGAACTTTTGATTGCTTCAGCCCTAATCAGTATCATGGCCATCGGCACCGTCAACCTCTTCATCGGCATCGACACCCTACAGCGACGAGCACAGAGGATCGAGATAGCTACCCGCGTAGCTGAAGCTAAGATAGAATCACTACGCAACAGCCACTACAACTCGCTCGAGCCCGACACTACTGTCGATTTCAGCGCCGAGCTACCGGAAGAGCTACCACCACCACGCAGTGGTGAAGTCGTCATTACCGAACCGACACCAGGCTTGAAACAAATTGAGGTGAGCGTCACCTACGCTCAGTTGCCTCGCGCCAAAACCGTAACTCTGACCGGACTGATTGGCTCGATTGGAATCGCCCAGTGA
- a CDS encoding prepilin-type N-terminal cleavage/methylation domain-containing protein, which translates to MILKNQKGFTLIELLVVIVVIGILLALTIPNLFSYQERARDTERKNDLRNVSQQLETYYNDNNSYPVDLATLATEEYLDEVPVDPQDDSDYDYNPLDAAGVDCAAEPCATYTLVAVLENENDPDGETSGDDYVFIQESANR; encoded by the coding sequence ATGATACTTAAAAACCAAAAGGGATTCACCCTGATCGAGCTACTGGTAGTGATCGTGGTGATCGGCATCTTGCTAGCCCTGACCATACCTAACCTGTTTTCTTACCAGGAACGCGCCCGGGACACTGAGCGTAAAAATGACCTACGTAACGTATCGCAGCAGCTAGAGACTTACTACAACGACAACAATAGCTACCCAGTTGATCTAGCTACACTAGCCACTGAAGAGTACTTGGACGAAGTACCGGTCGATCCACAGGATGACAGCGATTACGACTACAACCCGCTGGATGCAGCCGGTGTAGACTGTGCCGCTGAACCATGTGCGACCTACACACTGGTAGCCGTACTCGAAAATGAGAACGACCCTGACGGTGAAACTTCCGGTGACGACTACGTCTTCATCCAGGAAAGTGCTAACCGCTAG